From Phenylobacterium immobile (ATCC 35973), a single genomic window includes:
- a CDS encoding glutamate--cysteine ligase — protein MADVVSDERPLTFENLVSWFESGGKPADQWRVGAEHEKFVFQVEGHKPVPYEPNGIKALLDGMMRFGWAPVMEGETVIGLERNMANISLEPGGQFELSGAPHETMHEIAEETQVHLDEAKTVAGELGLGFMGLGFTPEWTRAEIPVMPKGRYKIMRAYMPKVGSMGLDMMFRTCTVQSNLDFANEADMIAKFRTSLALQPIATALFANSPFIEGKPSGFLSSRANVWTDTDNDRTGMLGFVFADGFGFETYARYALDVPMYFVKRGDAYIDVAGRSFRDFMAGGLPEIGDARASIKDWADHVTTIFPEVRLKKYLEMRGADVGSFEQIVGLSALWTGILYDSAALAAAWDLCKDWAIEDHERLRADVTRLGLKARIGGRTVQDVAKDMVEIAAGGLKARARLSAAGADETVHLESLRAIADSGLTGADRALALYHGDWNGDISRAYKDFAY, from the coding sequence ATGGCCGACGTCGTCTCCGACGAGCGTCCCTTGACGTTCGAAAACCTGGTCTCGTGGTTTGAAAGCGGCGGCAAGCCTGCCGACCAGTGGCGGGTCGGCGCTGAACACGAGAAGTTCGTCTTCCAGGTCGAGGGTCACAAGCCCGTCCCCTATGAGCCCAACGGCATCAAGGCTTTGCTCGACGGCATGATGCGCTTCGGCTGGGCGCCCGTCATGGAGGGCGAGACGGTCATTGGCCTCGAGCGCAACATGGCCAACATCAGCCTTGAGCCGGGCGGCCAATTCGAGCTGTCCGGCGCGCCGCACGAAACCATGCACGAGATCGCCGAGGAGACGCAGGTCCATCTCGATGAGGCCAAGACCGTCGCTGGCGAACTGGGTCTGGGCTTCATGGGCCTGGGCTTCACGCCCGAATGGACCCGCGCCGAGATCCCGGTGATGCCCAAGGGCCGCTACAAGATCATGCGCGCCTACATGCCGAAGGTGGGCTCGATGGGCCTCGACATGATGTTCCGCACCTGCACGGTGCAGTCCAACCTCGACTTCGCCAACGAAGCCGACATGATCGCCAAGTTCCGCACCAGTCTCGCCCTGCAGCCGATCGCCACGGCGCTGTTCGCCAATTCGCCTTTCATCGAGGGCAAGCCCTCAGGCTTTCTGTCCAGCCGGGCCAATGTCTGGACCGACACCGACAACGACCGCACCGGCATGCTGGGCTTCGTCTTCGCCGACGGCTTCGGGTTCGAGACCTACGCCCGATATGCGCTCGACGTGCCGATGTACTTCGTGAAGCGCGGGGACGCCTACATCGACGTCGCCGGCCGCTCGTTCCGCGACTTTATGGCGGGCGGCTTGCCCGAGATCGGCGACGCGCGCGCCTCCATTAAGGACTGGGCCGACCACGTCACCACGATCTTCCCCGAAGTGCGCCTCAAGAAATACCTCGAGATGCGCGGCGCGGATGTGGGCTCCTTCGAGCAGATCGTCGGGCTCTCGGCGCTCTGGACCGGTATCCTCTATGATAGCGCGGCCCTGGCGGCGGCCTGGGACCTCTGCAAGGACTGGGCGATCGAGGACCACGAGCGCCTGCGCGCGGACGTGACCCGCCTGGGTCTCAAGGCTCGGATCGGCGGCCGTACGGTTCAGGACGTCGCCAAGGATATGGTCGAAATCGCCGCGGGGGGCTTGAAGGCGCGGGCTCGTCTCTCCGCCGCCGGCGCTGACGAAACCGTCCACCTGGAGTCGCTGCGCGCCATCGCTGACAGCGGCCTGACCGGGGCCGACCGCGCCTTGGCGCTCTATCACGGCGACTGGAACGGAGACATCAGCCGCGCCTACAAGGACTTCGCCTACTAG
- the ppk2 gene encoding polyphosphate kinase 2, translated as MSNHPDATADYDAELIALQTALVRYQQRAIEAGDKVLVIFEGRDTAGKDGVIKRITEHLSVRNTRVVALPKPDERERSEWYFQRYVAHLPAAGELVLFNRSWYNRAGVELVMGFCTLEEHEAFLRQVAPFEAMLTQSGIKLVKFWLDISRDEQAARLKDRRTDPLKALKVSPLDAVAETKWSAYSAARDEMLRRTDNGTTPWMIVHTDKKKDARVAVMRHLLRMLDPEADTAPPDPEVLSAFDVSALSDGRLEP; from the coding sequence ATGAGCAACCACCCTGACGCGACGGCGGACTATGACGCCGAACTGATCGCCCTGCAGACTGCGCTGGTCCGCTACCAACAGCGGGCCATCGAGGCCGGCGACAAGGTGCTGGTGATCTTCGAGGGGCGCGATACGGCCGGTAAGGACGGGGTGATCAAGCGTATCACTGAGCACCTGTCGGTGCGAAACACGCGCGTGGTCGCCCTGCCCAAGCCCGACGAGCGCGAGCGCAGCGAGTGGTATTTCCAACGCTACGTGGCCCATCTGCCGGCGGCGGGCGAACTCGTGCTGTTCAATCGCTCCTGGTACAATCGCGCCGGGGTCGAGCTGGTGATGGGCTTCTGCACCCTAGAAGAGCACGAGGCCTTTCTCCGCCAGGTCGCACCCTTCGAGGCGATGCTGACCCAGAGTGGGATCAAACTGGTCAAGTTCTGGCTCGACATCTCCCGCGACGAACAGGCCGCGCGACTGAAGGACCGGCGGACGGATCCCCTGAAGGCTCTCAAGGTCAGCCCGCTTGACGCCGTCGCCGAGACCAAGTGGAGCGCCTACAGCGCCGCCCGCGACGAGATGCTGAGGCGCACCGACAATGGGACGACGCCCTGGATGATCGTTCACACCGACAAAAAGAAGGATGCCAGGGTCGCGGTGATGCGCCACCTGCTCCGCATGCTCGACCCCGAGGCTGACACCGCGCCGCCGGATCCGGAGGTTCTGAGCGCTTTCGACGTCAGCGCCCTCAGCGACGGACGACTCGAACCATGA
- a CDS encoding cupin domain-containing protein, protein MKGFIDDIETLTTENTDFRRVLYTGKHLQLVLMTLQPGEEIGAETHETHDQFFRIESGSGEVRIDGVATPIKDDDAVIVPAGALHNVINTGSEPLKLYTLYGPPEHRHDVVHPTKADEAEEHFDGMTSE, encoded by the coding sequence ATGAAGGGCTTCATCGACGATATTGAAACACTGACGACGGAGAACACCGACTTCCGTCGTGTGCTTTACACCGGCAAGCACCTGCAACTGGTGCTTATGACGCTGCAGCCAGGCGAGGAGATTGGCGCGGAGACGCACGAGACCCACGACCAGTTCTTCCGCATCGAATCCGGCTCCGGCGAAGTGCGGATCGATGGCGTGGCTACGCCGATCAAGGACGATGACGCCGTCATCGTTCCGGCCGGCGCCCTGCACAATGTCATCAACACCGGCTCAGAACCGCTGAAGCTCTACACCCTCTATGGCCCGCCCGAGCATCGCCACGACGTCGTTCATCCCACCAAGGCCGACGAGGCCGAAGAGCACTTCGACGGGATGACCAGCGAGTAG
- a CDS encoding DUF481 domain-containing protein, which translates to MSILPRTFAAAAFTTGVTLWLSQVGEARAEPVPDAIRAMIVAAARSDDPTVFAAVIAVAKQAAPSSAEEIEALSREVPKDVAAIVRAEAGDLTTAPDIILVAPLPSKRSPWKGAAELGGSRATGDTDTLGVYGSLGLTRTGPTWTHRINGRFDYQDTNGVRSVERYGAGYEPQVRLNERLYSFGVAQYEHDRFLGYQDRVTVGVGFGVNPVDRPDFKLSLDAGPAFRRTDYIAQNRQSTIAGRGSLNARWLPSERITVSQDGAVYLETGQTTAKSTTAVETLLFGPLKARFSYNLQFERDRRLSRENLNTTTRASLLYSF; encoded by the coding sequence GTGTCGATCCTCCCGCGCACCTTCGCCGCCGCCGCCTTCACGACGGGCGTCACGCTGTGGCTCTCGCAAGTGGGCGAGGCGCGCGCCGAACCCGTGCCGGACGCCATCCGCGCCATGATCGTCGCCGCCGCGCGAAGTGACGATCCCACCGTCTTCGCCGCGGTGATCGCCGTGGCCAAGCAGGCGGCGCCCAGCAGCGCCGAGGAGATCGAGGCTCTATCGCGCGAGGTCCCGAAGGACGTGGCCGCCATCGTCCGCGCCGAAGCCGGCGACCTGACGACGGCGCCGGATATCATCTTGGTGGCGCCCCTGCCCTCGAAACGCTCGCCCTGGAAAGGCGCCGCCGAATTGGGCGGCAGCCGCGCCACCGGCGACACCGACACCCTGGGCGTCTACGGCTCACTCGGGCTGACGCGCACCGGGCCCACCTGGACCCACCGCATCAACGGCCGCTTCGACTATCAGGACACCAACGGCGTGCGCAGCGTCGAGCGCTACGGCGCGGGCTACGAGCCGCAGGTGCGGCTGAACGAGCGACTCTACAGCTTCGGCGTGGCGCAGTACGAACACGACCGCTTTCTCGGCTATCAGGATCGCGTGACGGTGGGCGTGGGCTTCGGCGTCAATCCGGTCGACCGCCCCGATTTCAAGCTCTCGCTGGATGCCGGTCCCGCCTTCCGCCGCACCGACTACATCGCTCAGAACCGGCAATCGACCATCGCCGGGCGCGGCAGCCTGAACGCCCGCTGGTTGCCGTCCGAACGGATCACCGTCAGCCAGGACGGGGCGGTCTACCTCGAGACCGGCCAGACCACCGCCAAGTCGACCACCGCGGTCGAGACCCTGCTGTTCGGTCCGCTGAAGGCGCGGTTTTCCTACAATCTTCAGTTCGAGCGCGACCGGCGCCTCAGCCGCGAGAACCTGAACACCACGACCCGGGCCTCGCTCCTCTACAGCTTCTGA
- a CDS encoding peptide MFS transporter, which translates to MNIVLIIGVLITLVTGIPVLLQLLKKHPRGLIILFFAEMWERFSYYGMRSILIFYLTQHLLFDDEKANLQYGSYTSLVYLLPLLGGLIADRWLGTRKAVAYGALLLVAGHLTMALEGSPAQQTLTYAGQSYPVVAEGRMETRQVHLMVEGKPYAFTASETGLKVEGLPAAAPLPADLPEGAYKMESRADPFGKAAFYAAVSLIIMGVGFLKPNISTIVGQLYAEDDPRRDAGFTLYYYGINLGAFWASVLCGLLGVSFGWWAGFGLAGVGMLAGLLVFVLGKKHLEGKGEPPNPERLKAKVFGPLSREHLIYLGGVLGAIPVWQLVQRNDLVGGALILSTIASFLYIGWVIAVACKTWVERQRMMLAVVLILGAVVFFTLFEQAGTSLNLFAARNVALVGVSAAQTQAFNAGYILLLAPVFAAMWAWLAARKRDPNPTLKFGLGLIQVGLGFLVVVWGAAFADEQFRLPMIFLALLYLLHTTGELFLSPVGLSEVTKLSIPKVVSFMMAVWFLSSSVAQYLGGIIAGMAGAHTVGGQVLDPGAALASSVKVFNQLGWWGVGIGAGFIVLSVFIKGWSHGAGGSGSAQPEPIAPTLDGERQAVNPAAIRADRPN; encoded by the coding sequence ATGAACATCGTCCTGATCATCGGCGTGTTGATCACGCTGGTCACCGGCATACCGGTGCTGCTGCAGCTGCTGAAGAAGCATCCGCGCGGGTTGATCATCCTGTTCTTCGCCGAGATGTGGGAGCGGTTTTCCTACTATGGGATGCGCAGCATCCTGATCTTCTACCTGACCCAGCACCTGCTGTTCGACGATGAGAAGGCGAACCTGCAGTACGGCTCCTACACCTCGCTGGTGTACCTGTTGCCGCTGCTGGGCGGCCTGATCGCCGACCGCTGGCTGGGCACGCGTAAGGCTGTGGCTTACGGCGCGCTACTGCTGGTCGCCGGCCACCTGACCATGGCTTTGGAAGGCAGCCCCGCGCAACAGACCCTGACCTACGCCGGCCAGTCCTATCCTGTGGTCGCCGAGGGCCGCATGGAGACCCGCCAGGTCCACCTGATGGTCGAGGGCAAGCCCTACGCCTTCACCGCGTCGGAAACCGGCCTAAAGGTGGAAGGCCTGCCGGCCGCCGCCCCGCTGCCCGCCGACCTGCCGGAAGGCGCCTACAAGATGGAAAGCCGCGCCGATCCTTTCGGCAAGGCCGCCTTCTACGCCGCGGTGTCGCTGATCATCATGGGGGTGGGTTTCCTCAAGCCAAACATCTCAACGATCGTCGGCCAGCTCTACGCCGAGGACGATCCCCGTCGCGACGCCGGATTCACTCTCTATTACTATGGCATCAACCTCGGCGCCTTCTGGGCCTCTGTGCTCTGCGGCCTACTGGGTGTCAGCTTCGGCTGGTGGGCGGGCTTCGGTCTGGCCGGCGTCGGCATGCTGGCCGGGCTCCTGGTCTTCGTGCTCGGCAAGAAGCACCTGGAGGGCAAGGGTGAGCCGCCGAATCCGGAGCGCCTGAAGGCTAAGGTCTTCGGACCCTTGAGCCGCGAGCACCTGATCTACCTGGGTGGCGTCCTGGGGGCGATCCCCGTCTGGCAGCTGGTCCAGCGCAATGACCTGGTGGGCGGCGCCCTGATCCTGTCGACCATCGCCTCGTTCCTCTACATCGGCTGGGTCATTGCGGTCGCGTGCAAGACCTGGGTCGAGCGCCAGAGGATGATGCTGGCGGTCGTCCTAATCCTGGGCGCGGTGGTCTTCTTCACCCTGTTCGAACAGGCCGGCACGTCTCTGAACCTCTTCGCGGCGCGCAACGTCGCCCTGGTGGGCGTCAGCGCCGCCCAAACTCAGGCGTTTAACGCCGGCTATATCCTGCTGCTGGCGCCCGTATTCGCCGCCATGTGGGCCTGGCTGGCGGCGCGCAAGCGCGACCCGAACCCGACCCTGAAGTTCGGCCTGGGCCTGATCCAGGTCGGCTTGGGCTTTCTGGTGGTGGTCTGGGGCGCGGCCTTCGCCGATGAACAGTTCCGCCTGCCGATGATCTTCCTGGCGCTGCTCTATCTGTTGCACACCACGGGCGAGCTTTTCCTGTCGCCGGTGGGCCTGTCGGAGGTGACCAAGCTCTCCATCCCGAAGGTCGTCTCCTTCATGATGGCGGTCTGGTTCCTGTCGTCGTCGGTCGCGCAATATCTCGGCGGCATCATCGCCGGCATGGCGGGCGCCCACACCGTGGGCGGCCAGGTGCTCGACCCGGGCGCGGCCCTGGCCAGTTCGGTGAAGGTCTTCAATCAGCTGGGATGGTGGGGCGTCGGCATCGGCGCCGGCTTCATCGTCCTCAGCGTCTTCATCAAGGGCTGGTCGCATGGCGCCGGTGGGTCGGGCTCAGCCCAGCCTGAACCGATCGCCCCGACGCTGGATGGCGAGCGCCAGGCCGTGAACCCCGCGGCGATCCGGGCTGACCGGCCGAACTGA
- a CDS encoding 16S rRNA (uracil(1498)-N(3))-methyltransferase, with product MIRLYLSADLSAEVGLDLDEGQSRYLAAVMRQTAGDEIACFNGRDGEWLCRVEAVGKRQVRLRAVQRLREQTTGPDLDLVVALVKRARLETIVEKAAELGARRVRLLVTERTNADHARVDRLQAIAVEAAEQTGRLDAPDVVAPVKLDALIRAWPEHRRLMFCDEAGDSPPAIPVLAGASGAWSIFIGPEGGFSPTERETLRAQAFASPVSLGPRILRADTAAISAMTLWQATAGDWRAP from the coding sequence ATGATCCGTCTCTATCTCTCCGCCGATCTTTCCGCCGAGGTCGGCCTGGACCTTGACGAGGGCCAAAGCCGCTACCTTGCTGCGGTGATGCGCCAGACGGCGGGTGACGAGATCGCTTGTTTCAACGGCCGCGACGGCGAGTGGCTTTGCCGTGTCGAGGCGGTCGGCAAGCGGCAGGTTCGCTTGCGCGCTGTGCAGCGACTGCGAGAACAGACGACTGGGCCGGATCTCGACCTCGTCGTCGCCCTGGTCAAGCGTGCGCGGCTGGAGACCATCGTTGAAAAGGCGGCGGAACTGGGCGCGCGACGGGTCAGGCTTCTGGTCACCGAGCGCACCAACGCCGACCATGCCCGGGTCGATCGACTTCAGGCGATCGCCGTAGAGGCCGCCGAACAGACCGGCCGCCTGGACGCACCAGACGTCGTCGCCCCGGTGAAGCTGGACGCCTTGATCCGAGCCTGGCCGGAGCACCGCCGCTTGATGTTCTGCGACGAGGCCGGCGATTCGCCACCCGCGATCCCGGTGCTTGCGGGCGCATCCGGCGCCTGGTCGATCTTCATTGGACCAGAGGGCGGCTTTTCGCCGACAGAGCGCGAGACCCTGCGCGCCCAGGCCTTCGCCAGCCCGGTCTCCCTCGGCCCGCGCATCCTCCGGGCTGACACCGCAGCGATCAGCGCAATGACCCTGTGGCAGGCGACGGCGGGCGACTGGCGCGCGCCTTGA
- a CDS encoding TonB-dependent receptor, with product MRQTFSTRRAALLGSISILALAGGARAQDVDELIVTGTRREAILQEVPLNIAAVGAAELQRRGAADLAQIANTIPGVHLVDGGGRTSDRIIVRGLNADALNQTDSLGNNAGGLVSTYLGDIPIYIDLKLNDMERVEFLLGPQGTLYGEGTMAGAIRYIPTRPQFGQTTVSLRGDGYQYAKASSVSGEFGATVNLPLSDTFALRGSLDYTGDSGFIDYNYVVKTPGVSDPDIIDPSAPGYDLKQVTDANGESTVSGRLGLRWKPSDRFDANLTYYYQDQHSEGRTMSSARGLIPVGKYVSTARYEEPNDRKNELFALEMTADLGFAELTSATGYARFRETGQRDQTNLLITLEYSYETFPSFSAFTLEDQNDETITQEVRLVSKTEGPLSWLVGGFASRYKSNSYSKEFTPLFDRYVVDVWGAGGQYRPDSLEYYAAGSSKVEQLSGFGEATYQITPDWQVTGGLRYYSYKLVTNTATDFPLLYTSILGERGPDGVDLAFEEDGQKDSGFLYKFNTSYAFTPDALGYFTLSQGYRIGGGNGIAACPDPIGDFQNVCALPDEIDYSPDKTTNYELGLKTSWMGGRLILNGNVYYIKWSKPQLLSATVNGASPITKNGEGAETKGFEGSFTGRIAQGLTLRGTYAYTDAKLTADAPGIVSTIADPSEGAGFGTIQVPGLKGDRLPGHARHQASLGVTYETPVRDDLMLRFNYDVSGLSKIFSRIGNRGGALTLPGYSVSDASVTLSDTSGVWDVTLYAKNLFGKFAETAVAGTPRYNQTVSDDDGGTVYVRTFYTFPIAPRVIGIRFNRQFGF from the coding sequence ATGCGCCAGACCTTTTCGACGCGCCGCGCAGCGCTTCTCGGTTCCATCAGTATCCTCGCCCTCGCCGGAGGCGCCCGCGCCCAGGATGTCGACGAGTTGATCGTTACTGGCACGCGTCGCGAGGCGATCCTTCAGGAAGTGCCCTTGAATATCGCCGCTGTCGGCGCGGCTGAGTTGCAGCGGCGCGGCGCCGCCGACCTGGCGCAGATCGCCAACACCATCCCCGGCGTCCACCTGGTCGACGGCGGCGGGCGCACCTCCGACCGGATCATTGTCCGCGGCTTGAACGCCGACGCCCTGAACCAGACCGACAGCCTCGGCAATAACGCCGGCGGCCTAGTTTCGACCTATCTGGGCGATATCCCGATCTACATCGACCTCAAGCTCAACGACATGGAGCGGGTCGAATTCCTGCTGGGCCCGCAAGGCACCCTCTACGGCGAGGGCACGATGGCGGGGGCCATCCGCTACATCCCGACACGCCCGCAGTTCGGTCAGACCACAGTTTCGCTGCGCGGCGACGGCTACCAGTACGCCAAGGCCTCCTCGGTCAGCGGGGAATTTGGCGCGACGGTGAACCTGCCGCTCAGCGACACCTTCGCTCTGCGGGGCTCACTGGACTACACCGGCGACAGCGGCTTCATAGACTACAACTATGTGGTCAAGACGCCCGGCGTCTCCGACCCTGACATCATCGATCCCTCCGCGCCCGGCTACGACCTCAAACAAGTCACGGACGCCAATGGCGAGAGCACAGTCTCAGGGCGGCTAGGGCTACGCTGGAAGCCCTCCGATCGCTTCGACGCGAACCTGACATACTACTATCAGGACCAGCACTCAGAGGGCCGCACCATGAGCTCTGCCCGGGGCCTGATTCCCGTGGGCAAATACGTCTCGACGGCGCGATACGAGGAGCCCAACGACCGCAAGAACGAGCTCTTCGCCCTGGAGATGACCGCCGACCTCGGCTTCGCCGAGCTGACGTCCGCCACCGGCTATGCGCGCTTCCGCGAGACCGGCCAGCGTGACCAGACGAACCTCCTGATCACCCTGGAATATTCCTACGAGACCTTCCCGAGCTTCTCGGCGTTCACCCTGGAGGACCAGAACGACGAGACCATCACCCAGGAGGTGCGACTGGTCTCGAAGACAGAGGGGCCGCTCTCCTGGCTCGTGGGCGGGTTCGCCTCACGCTACAAGTCCAACAGCTACTCCAAGGAGTTCACCCCGCTGTTCGACCGTTACGTGGTTGATGTCTGGGGCGCCGGCGGCCAGTACCGGCCCGACAGCCTGGAGTATTATGCGGCCGGCAGCAGCAAGGTCGAGCAACTCTCCGGCTTCGGTGAGGCCACCTACCAGATCACGCCCGACTGGCAGGTCACCGGCGGCCTACGCTACTATTCCTACAAGCTGGTCACCAACACCGCGACCGACTTTCCGCTGCTCTATACCTCAATCCTGGGCGAGCGGGGGCCCGACGGCGTCGACCTTGCATTCGAGGAAGACGGGCAGAAAGACAGCGGCTTCCTCTACAAATTCAATACGTCCTACGCATTCACCCCCGACGCACTGGGCTACTTTACGCTGAGCCAGGGCTACCGCATCGGCGGCGGCAACGGCATCGCTGCCTGCCCCGACCCGATCGGCGACTTCCAGAACGTCTGCGCGTTGCCCGACGAGATCGATTATTCGCCGGACAAGACCACAAACTACGAGCTGGGGCTGAAGACCAGCTGGATGGGCGGGCGGCTCATCCTGAACGGCAATGTCTACTACATCAAATGGTCGAAGCCCCAGCTGCTGTCGGCCACGGTGAACGGCGCCTCGCCGATCACCAAGAATGGCGAGGGCGCCGAGACGAAGGGCTTCGAAGGCTCGTTCACCGGCCGTATCGCCCAGGGCCTGACGCTGCGCGGGACGTACGCCTACACTGACGCCAAACTGACCGCCGACGCCCCAGGCATCGTCTCGACGATCGCCGATCCATCGGAAGGCGCGGGCTTCGGCACGATCCAGGTCCCCGGCCTGAAAGGTGACCGCCTGCCCGGCCACGCCCGCCACCAGGCGAGCTTAGGAGTCACCTATGAAACGCCCGTCCGTGACGACCTGATGCTGCGGTTCAACTACGACGTCTCGGGCCTCTCGAAGATCTTTTCGCGCATCGGCAACCGCGGCGGCGCCCTCACCCTGCCTGGCTATTCGGTGTCGGACGCCTCGGTGACCCTCAGCGACACCTCCGGCGTCTGGGATGTGACGCTCTACGCCAAGAACCTGTTCGGCAAGTTCGCCGAGACGGCGGTGGCCGGCACGCCGCGCTACAACCAGACCGTTAGCGACGACGACGGCGGCACGGTTTACGTGCGCACCTTCTACACCTTCCCCATTGCGCCACGCGTTATTGGGATCCGGTTCAACCGCCAGTTCGGCTTCTAG
- a CDS encoding class II aldolase/adducin family protein codes for MNYETDWPSVQDQVSAEEWRARCDLAACYRLMDKFGMTDLIYNHITARIPGTEHLLINLYGLLYREITASSLVKIDVEGNIISKPDTDYGVNVSGYVIHGAIHKARPDATSIIHTHTRAGMAVSAMKCGLLPLSQTSIRFVGHIGYHDYEGPAINTDERERIVEHLGAHNALVMRNHGLLTCGPTIQEAFNTMYQLEMSCRAQVDAMAAGADLTMPGDDILAHTAHLYQPGTRRPYGVLEWPAMLRLLKSEEARDAYPSYAS; via the coding sequence ATGAACTACGAAACGGATTGGCCGTCAGTCCAGGATCAGGTCAGCGCAGAGGAATGGCGTGCGCGTTGCGACCTCGCCGCCTGCTACCGGCTGATGGACAAATTCGGTATGACCGACTTGATCTACAACCACATCACCGCGCGTATTCCAGGCACCGAGCATCTGTTGATCAATCTATACGGCTTGCTTTATCGCGAGATCACCGCGAGCAGCTTGGTCAAGATCGATGTCGAGGGGAACATCATCTCCAAGCCAGACACCGACTATGGCGTCAATGTCTCGGGCTATGTGATCCATGGCGCGATCCACAAGGCCCGCCCTGACGCGACAAGCATCATCCATACGCACACCCGCGCCGGCATGGCGGTGTCGGCGATGAAGTGCGGACTGCTGCCGCTAAGCCAGACTTCGATCCGTTTCGTGGGTCACATCGGCTACCACGACTACGAAGGCCCGGCGATCAACACCGACGAGCGCGAGCGCATCGTCGAACACCTGGGCGCGCACAACGCCCTGGTGATGCGCAACCACGGCCTGCTCACCTGCGGCCCGACGATCCAGGAAGCCTTCAACACCATGTATCAACTTGAGATGTCATGCCGCGCCCAGGTGGACGCCATGGCGGCCGGCGCTGACCTCACCATGCCTGGCGATGACATCTTGGCCCACACCGCCCATCTCTATCAGCCTGGGACGCGGCGGCCCTATGGGGTGCTGGAGTGGCCAGCCATGCTGCGGCTCCTCAAGTCGGAAGAAGCGCGGGACGCCTATCCGTCCTATGCGTCCTGA